The nucleotide window TCTTACGTACAAAAATGTTTTTAAATATACAACAGTAGAAATATTTCGagtgaataaatttatttacaaaaatatataatatgttataataagAATAAATTTTCTACAACAGCcaaattaattaagaaatttTCCACAGCTGGTggtaaatttttttcttttagcaTCTGTGCAGAGACCATTTTTCTTCCATCGGGCCCTTGAACTATAGCGAGAGATGTTAGTTGATTCAGTAGATCTTGAGTTTTATCATTAATTTCAGATATTATTTGGGCTTCCGTGTAGGTTTGATTTTCACATAACTGGACCATGAAGAGAGCTATTTCTTTATGTGTTTTCGTCATTGTAAGACTCTCTAGAATGAGAAGATAATGCTTTATTTTGTAAAAACAGCGTATTTAACGAATAGAAAATTTTTCCAAATCTTTCTTTTTACCCtttgcatgcgaagcaactgtAATTTCTCTAGCTGGAATGTTGACAAGCAGATCGAATAAATCTGTTCTCGATGATATTGAGCTGTTCCTGCAACCCGCAACGTAATGGGAATGTTTCTAGAAAAAGATTGTTAATTTAGTACTTATTGCGAAAATAAACAATGAAGTTTATTAATGCGTGTACCTTTAATTCTGCCAGTTCATCGTCAACTAAATCAACCCAAGGAAATAAGTTGTCACTAACTTTGCGATGTTTCATCAATGCTGGAAATAGCCCAGTCCATTTCAAAAGTTGTTCTAAACTATGATGATAAACTATTATCCTTTTTTTCAAGAGTAAAGccgtatatattaatatagtttcTAATTCAAAAGCTTTTATTAATTCTCTGATGTTGGTGTTCACTGTAAAGCGGTAACTATTGAAGTCATCGGAGACAAACGTTCCATTTTCTTGGGTAGAACAAGATCCTTTTGTAAATACGGAAAGATACAGTTGTAAAATTTCTGTTGGTTTCCCGGTTTTACAATACATTTTGCTGAGAACTCTCGAAAGAACTTCATATTTTCGTGGATTAAAATCTTTTGCAAATAAAACTAGAGCAAATTGTTTTACCTATTGAAAGAAGAAAATGATAACTTCGTTCTATACTTATTTCTTTcgtaagaattatttaaacttACTTTTGGTAATTTGTCTGAATCAAATACTTCGGTGGAATGAATATAAAACCAGTCATGCTTATGCCTTGAAAATACAAACACTTGCGAGGAATTGCATTCCGATTCTAAGTTACATTTTCTATATACAACTGCTTTCTGCAATTCTGAAATGAATGGGTAAGACCACGTCCATAATACATCACCGTTGGAATCTTTTTCTGAAATACAAGAAAAGATAATAAATAGTAaagaaaataattatacatgcacgcatttgaataaaatacTACCGATTATGCTACAGGAAAGTAGATCCGTAAGCGGAGCCATTTCTGATTAACCCATCAAAttacattaaaataattaaatttgtattcgtagattttattttcattacaagTAGCACATAATCATTTCCATATTGTATGACAACTGTTCGTGCTATAGATATAGGAACTAGGTTTGACaagtttcacatttttttagGTTATGTTTGATAACACTGTAGAACGTTCATACGTATATACGgacatatataataacaattttccCCTATTCATTTGTGATATCACTAGAAAGATGGACAATCCATTTTAGCATAGAATACATATGCTATATAAAGACAAAATCGGCTGATCTTGACCTTGACACTACATACATACAGCATTGCCACCCCATTCGAAAACGCGGCAATATTTAAAacataata belongs to Megalopta genalis isolate 19385.01 chromosome 1, iyMegGena1_principal, whole genome shotgun sequence and includes:
- the LOC117228861 gene encoding DENN domain-containing protein 10 produces the protein MAPLTDLLSCSIIEKDSNGDVLWTWSYPFISELQKAVVYRKCNLESECNSSQVFVFSRHKHDWFYIHSTEVFDSDKLPKVKQFALVLFAKDFNPRKYEVLSRVLSKMYCKTGKPTEILQLYLSVFTKGSCSTQENGTFVSDDFNSYRFTVNTNIRELIKAFELETILIYTALLLKKRIIVYHHSLEQLLKWTGLFPALMKHRKVSDNLFPWVDLVDDELAELKKHSHYVAGCRNSSISSRTDLFDLLVNIPAREITVASHAKESLTMTKTHKEIALFMVQLCENQTYTEAQIISEINDKTQDLLNQLTSLAIVQGPDGRKMVSAQMLKEKNLPPAVENFLINLAVVENLFLL